The Corynebacterium glaucum genome includes a region encoding these proteins:
- the gdhA gene encoding NADP-specific glutamate dehydrogenase, producing the protein MSAIDQEVAGYYDKLLKRNAGEPEFHQAVAEVLESLKIVLEKDPHYADYGLIERLCEPERQIIFRVPWMDDNNEVRVNRGFRVQFNSALGPYKGGLRFHPSVNLGVIKFLGFEQIFKNSLTGLPIGGGKGGSDFDPKGRSEGEVMRFCQSFMTELWRHIGEYRDVPAGDIGVGGREVGFLFGQYRRLANQHESGVLTGKGLEWGGSLARTEATGFGCVYFTEEMMKANGESLDGAKVIVSGSGNVATYAIQKAQELGATVVGFSDSSGWVETPNGVDVELLRDVKEKRRERVSTYVEEAQGTTFHSDGSIWDLKADVALPCATQNELEAEHARTLVDNGVRYVAEGANMPSTPEAVEIFRSNKINFGPGKAANAGGVATSALEMQQNASRDSWTFDYTDQRLHGIMSNIFKLSAETAAEYGHEGDYIVGANIAGFKKVADAMLAQGVI; encoded by the coding sequence ATGAGCGCAATCGACCAGGAAGTTGCTGGCTACTACGACAAACTGCTGAAGCGCAACGCTGGGGAGCCGGAGTTCCACCAGGCGGTCGCTGAGGTGCTTGAATCGCTGAAAATCGTCCTTGAGAAGGACCCGCACTACGCCGACTACGGCTTGATCGAGCGTCTCTGTGAGCCGGAGCGCCAGATCATCTTCCGCGTCCCGTGGATGGATGACAACAACGAGGTCCGCGTGAACCGCGGTTTCCGCGTGCAGTTCAACTCCGCGCTAGGCCCTTACAAGGGCGGTCTGCGCTTCCACCCGAGCGTGAACCTCGGCGTGATCAAGTTCCTGGGCTTCGAGCAGATCTTCAAGAACTCCTTGACCGGCCTGCCGATCGGCGGTGGCAAGGGCGGCTCCGACTTCGACCCCAAGGGCCGCTCCGAGGGTGAGGTCATGCGCTTCTGCCAGTCCTTCATGACTGAGCTGTGGCGCCACATCGGTGAGTACCGCGACGTCCCGGCTGGTGACATCGGCGTAGGTGGCCGCGAGGTCGGCTTCCTCTTCGGCCAGTACCGCCGCCTGGCCAACCAGCACGAGTCCGGCGTGCTCACCGGCAAAGGACTGGAGTGGGGCGGCTCGCTCGCACGCACCGAGGCAACCGGTTTCGGCTGCGTCTACTTCACCGAGGAAATGATGAAGGCCAACGGTGAGTCCCTCGACGGTGCGAAGGTGATCGTCTCCGGTTCCGGCAACGTCGCTACCTACGCCATCCAGAAGGCCCAAGAGCTTGGCGCCACCGTAGTCGGTTTCTCCGATTCCTCCGGCTGGGTTGAGACCCCGAACGGTGTCGACGTCGAGCTGCTCCGCGACGTCAAGGAGAAGCGCCGCGAGCGCGTCTCCACCTACGTGGAAGAAGCCCAGGGCACGACTTTCCACTCTGACGGCTCCATCTGGGATCTCAAGGCAGACGTGGCGCTGCCGTGCGCAACCCAGAATGAGCTGGAAGCCGAGCATGCCCGCACTCTGGTGGACAACGGTGTCCGCTACGTCGCTGAGGGCGCGAACATGCCGTCCACCCCGGAGGCGGTGGAGATCTTCCGCAGCAACAAGATCAACTTCGGCCCGGGCAAGGCGGCAAACGCTGGCGGCGTGGCCACCTCCGCGCTTGAGATGCAGCAGAACGCTTCCCGCGACTCGTGGACGTTCGACTACACCGACCAGCGTCTCCACGGCATCATGAGCAACATCTTCAAGCTCTCGGCCGAGACCGCAGCCGAGTACGGCCACGAGGGCGACTACATCGTCGGTGCGAACATCGCGGGCTTCAAGAAGGTCGCGGACGCAATGCTCGCCCAGGGTGTGATCTAG
- a CDS encoding glycerate kinase → MSFTSSPRPVNATDAADAAGTERSTKVVIAPDAFKGTASAQQAAQWLGEGIREVIKDADIYLAPMADGGEGTSELFAGERITLPTTDAAGRLTEASYTYDASTTTAFIDVAAASGLPAVAENPVPMTGDTYGTGVLIADAQTRGATRIALGLGGSATIDGGTGILVALGANPIDARGYQLKPGGGALRDIADLDTAKVNIPAGAVDWLLLVDVAAPATGDHGAAAVFGPQKGASEEDVEVLDEGLARLCDVAGVDPTTPGMGAAGGVGIGLTWLSTLLHGDASHVQIVPGARMVADANGLAEQLTDAALVITGEGRFDAQTAAGKVAATVFDLVEEHNPEAVVAVASGEFQDTPREVASNEVIAVTLPDPSEAGEAGTAEQLRRAGAEIAVAYLRTSTVQG, encoded by the coding sequence ATGAGTTTCACTTCCTCCCCCCGCCCAGTGAATGCCACCGACGCTGCCGATGCAGCTGGTACTGAACGTTCCACCAAGGTGGTCATCGCCCCTGACGCCTTCAAAGGCACCGCCTCCGCACAGCAGGCTGCCCAGTGGCTGGGCGAAGGCATCCGGGAAGTGATCAAGGACGCCGACATTTACCTCGCGCCGATGGCCGACGGCGGTGAAGGCACCTCGGAACTCTTCGCGGGCGAGCGCATCACCCTGCCCACCACGGACGCGGCCGGACGCCTGACAGAGGCAAGCTACACTTACGACGCCTCGACCACCACCGCGTTCATCGACGTCGCGGCCGCATCGGGCTTGCCCGCCGTCGCCGAAAACCCGGTGCCGATGACCGGAGATACATACGGCACCGGCGTACTCATCGCAGATGCACAGACCCGCGGCGCGACCCGCATCGCACTCGGCCTGGGCGGCTCCGCCACCATCGACGGCGGTACTGGCATCCTCGTGGCGCTTGGAGCGAACCCGATCGACGCCCGTGGCTACCAGCTCAAGCCAGGCGGCGGTGCACTGCGCGACATCGCGGACCTTGACACCGCGAAGGTGAACATCCCCGCCGGTGCCGTCGATTGGCTTTTGCTTGTCGACGTCGCCGCCCCCGCCACCGGCGACCACGGCGCCGCAGCGGTGTTCGGCCCGCAAAAAGGGGCCTCCGAAGAGGACGTGGAGGTGCTCGATGAGGGGCTTGCAAGGCTTTGCGACGTCGCGGGCGTCGACCCTACAACTCCCGGGATGGGCGCGGCGGGCGGTGTTGGCATTGGCTTGACCTGGCTGTCTACCTTGCTGCACGGCGACGCTTCGCACGTCCAGATCGTGCCCGGCGCGCGCATGGTCGCAGACGCGAACGGGCTCGCAGAACAGCTCACCGACGCAGCACTGGTGATCACAGGCGAGGGCCGCTTCGACGCTCAGACTGCCGCTGGAAAGGTCGCGGCCACCGTCTTCGATCTCGTGGAGGAGCACAACCCGGAGGCGGTGGTCGCCGTGGCCTCAGGCGAGTTCCAGGACACGCCTCGCGAAGTTGCCAGCAACGAGGTCATCGCCGTGACGTTGCCCGACCCTTCCGAGGCAGGCGAAGCCGGCACCGCCGAGCAGCTGCGCCGCGCCGGCGCAGAGATCGCAGTCGCCTACCTGCGGACCTCGACGGTCCAGGGGTAG
- a CDS encoding DUF4921 family protein, whose translation MPLDVQSPKHALTTMADGTIKQVSPFSGTQVWTVPGRGNRPLSNRSKEPEALGDDAFTHSCNFCEAKQLATPPEKTRTFRGEDGRWQILRDQMPHQLGETRAEFRRVPNLFEIVSYDYWVQNYGYEMPEGRRRHMETYLADSAGREHVYEIARTRMRASGLGEAESEDELLALAPAYFGGGHDVIIARRHFVDGATDDSQLASSGTLTPDEHHGFTAFTIDALRDLLEANRYAPYVVVFQNWLSAAGASFDHLHKQLVTIDERGVQAEMEIAKLRRNLNMYNEWGVNYASYHNLVIAENDYAVVVAGIGHRYPTTAIYSKSATCEPWRQSEEEVRGFSDLLHAVHAATGPEVACNEEWHYRPVDLDVPMPWRVNIKWRLSTVAGFEGNTKIYVNTLSPFDVRDRLVTNLYRLRDEGRVAGDIRIAAECTPARNVLLYNPMLSKEGQDR comes from the coding sequence ATGCCTTTGGACGTGCAATCGCCGAAACATGCCTTGACCACGATGGCTGACGGCACGATCAAACAAGTCAGCCCGTTTTCCGGAACGCAGGTGTGGACCGTGCCCGGGCGGGGCAACCGGCCGTTGTCGAACCGCTCGAAGGAACCGGAAGCGCTGGGAGACGATGCGTTTACGCACTCGTGCAACTTCTGCGAGGCGAAGCAGCTGGCTACCCCACCGGAAAAAACCCGCACATTCCGCGGCGAAGATGGCCGGTGGCAAATCCTGCGCGACCAGATGCCGCACCAGCTTGGCGAGACTCGCGCGGAGTTCCGCCGCGTACCCAACCTGTTCGAGATCGTCTCCTACGACTACTGGGTGCAGAACTACGGCTACGAGATGCCGGAGGGCCGGCGCCGGCACATGGAGACCTACTTGGCCGACTCGGCTGGCCGCGAGCACGTGTATGAGATTGCGCGCACGCGCATGCGCGCTTCTGGTCTGGGCGAGGCGGAGAGCGAAGATGAGCTTTTGGCCCTTGCGCCCGCGTATTTCGGCGGCGGGCACGACGTGATTATCGCGCGGCGGCACTTCGTCGACGGTGCGACGGATGATTCGCAGTTGGCCAGCTCCGGCACGCTGACCCCGGACGAGCACCATGGCTTCACCGCTTTCACTATCGACGCCCTGCGTGACCTGCTCGAGGCGAACCGCTACGCGCCGTACGTGGTGGTGTTTCAGAACTGGCTCTCTGCTGCCGGTGCCTCGTTCGACCACCTGCACAAGCAGCTGGTCACAATTGATGAGCGCGGCGTGCAGGCCGAGATGGAGATTGCGAAGCTGCGCCGCAACCTCAACATGTACAACGAGTGGGGCGTGAACTACGCGTCGTATCACAACTTGGTCATCGCAGAGAACGACTATGCGGTGGTGGTTGCTGGCATTGGGCACCGCTACCCCACTACGGCGATCTACTCGAAATCCGCGACGTGTGAACCGTGGCGCCAATCGGAGGAAGAGGTGCGCGGCTTCTCCGACTTGTTGCATGCCGTGCACGCCGCGACCGGGCCCGAGGTTGCCTGCAACGAGGAGTGGCATTACCGCCCGGTGGATTTGGACGTACCGATGCCGTGGCGCGTGAACATTAAGTGGCGCCTCTCCACCGTCGCCGGGTTCGAGGGCAACACGAAGATCTACGTGAACACGCTTTCTCCGTTCGACGTGCGCGACCGGCTGGTAACCAACCTCTATCGGCTGCGCGATGAGGGCCGTGTTGCGGGCGATATCCGCATTGCCGCCGAGTGCACCCCCGCGCGCAACGTGCTGCTCTACAACCCGATGCTGAGTAAGGAAGGGCAAGACCGATGA